From one Maridesulfovibrio frigidus DSM 17176 genomic stretch:
- a CDS encoding cache domain-containing protein, whose protein sequence is MKNELIKRHERTLLKAMPAVEKCLSLLTRLDRQWTMATLTGKINCSRIAQTLIDFIIKTQENFSTLKQNLVDTLVIENTQKVILEISSVAQVVIDILKRNLFERTADVGFLATDDDIVRFLSDDTSDHEAIEIMEERLLEYRNKYTVYDEIIILDTNGKVCAHLDHDNKVSYSEDPLLAETYEAEEYVETYRRSDLAPNRGEVLIYSQAIKSPNSGAPLGVLCLIFDFAGEMEGIYKNLLQSSEDTILLVLDQSGKAISSSDPVKAPVGRPYLMSKKDEFNVVNINGDPHLAKTVETKGYQGFFGLTWYGHVLQRMETSFSSDSDNCSLDADTIRNKAIFSGRLIQVEEASENVLSDLELVVQNGEIMAAKKCIEPNITEQMEGRALPNILNEIKKIGDQVQHVFQSSTDGLLKLASSSRLHDVQFMAQLGIDIMDRNLYERANDCRWWALTSDFRRILEKSKVSDAERDHMRDILHYINSLYTVYTNLFIYDRSGRILACSNPEEFRQEGRALNDQYISETLKITDSQRYCVSSFDSTDLYAENGMPRHSYIYSASITSLENHSNVLGGIGIVFDSAPEFLSMLNDALPHDGNGDVLEGSEGMFVGTDGKIVASTNPNHKPGDRIDIPTEFKQLSCGEFTSELVEEEDKLFAIGCAHSAGYREYKRGDGYTNNILSIVKVRI, encoded by the coding sequence ATGAAGAATGAACTGATCAAAAGGCACGAACGAACCCTTCTCAAGGCAATGCCTGCCGTTGAAAAATGTCTGAGCCTGCTTACAAGACTTGACCGCCAGTGGACCATGGCAACTTTGACTGGTAAAATTAATTGCAGTCGCATTGCTCAAACTTTAATAGACTTCATTATTAAAACTCAGGAAAACTTTTCTACCCTAAAACAGAACCTAGTCGACACTCTAGTCATAGAGAATACCCAAAAGGTTATACTTGAAATTTCTTCTGTCGCTCAGGTCGTAATAGATATCCTTAAACGCAACCTGTTCGAAAGAACTGCGGATGTGGGCTTCCTTGCAACAGACGATGATATAGTCCGTTTCCTTTCAGACGACACCAGCGATCACGAAGCAATTGAAATAATGGAAGAACGCCTCCTTGAATATCGCAACAAATACACGGTCTATGACGAAATCATCATCCTAGATACCAATGGTAAAGTTTGCGCCCATCTGGACCACGACAATAAGGTTAGTTATTCCGAAGACCCTCTTCTAGCTGAAACATATGAGGCTGAAGAATACGTAGAAACCTACAGAAGAAGCGACCTGGCTCCTAACCGAGGAGAAGTTCTTATATATTCTCAGGCTATTAAGTCTCCGAATTCAGGCGCTCCGCTGGGGGTTCTATGCCTTATTTTCGACTTCGCGGGAGAAATGGAAGGCATTTACAAGAATTTGTTGCAATCCTCCGAAGACACAATTCTCCTTGTCCTCGACCAAAGCGGGAAAGCAATCTCCTCCAGTGATCCGGTAAAAGCTCCTGTTGGACGACCTTATCTCATGTCCAAAAAAGATGAATTCAATGTTGTAAATATAAATGGCGATCCACACCTTGCAAAAACAGTTGAAACCAAAGGGTATCAGGGCTTTTTCGGCCTGACGTGGTATGGACATGTGCTGCAACGCATGGAAACAAGTTTTAGTAGCGACAGCGATAACTGCTCACTTGATGCAGACACTATTCGTAATAAAGCTATATTTTCCGGCAGACTCATTCAGGTGGAGGAAGCGTCCGAGAATGTACTTTCTGACCTAGAGCTGGTTGTTCAAAACGGCGAGATCATGGCTGCCAAGAAATGCATCGAACCGAACATAACAGAGCAGATGGAAGGGAGAGCACTGCCCAACATCCTTAATGAAATCAAAAAAATAGGCGATCAAGTTCAGCATGTATTCCAGTCATCCACTGACGGCCTGCTAAAGCTTGCTTCCTCATCCAGACTTCACGATGTTCAATTTATGGCTCAACTTGGTATCGATATCATGGATCGCAACCTATACGAACGTGCAAACGACTGTAGATGGTGGGCACTGACCTCAGATTTCAGAAGAATTTTAGAAAAGTCTAAAGTCAGCGATGCTGAGCGCGATCATATGCGCGACATTCTACATTACATAAACAGCCTCTATACGGTCTACACCAATCTGTTTATCTACGATCGGAGTGGTAGGATTCTAGCTTGCTCCAATCCAGAAGAATTCCGCCAGGAAGGACGCGCGCTAAATGACCAGTATATATCAGAAACATTAAAAATTACAGACTCGCAACGCTATTGCGTCTCTAGCTTTGACTCAACGGACCTTTATGCCGAAAATGGAATGCCGCGCCATTCATACATATACAGTGCATCAATAACATCGCTGGAGAATCATTCCAATGTCCTTGGCGGTATCGGTATCGTTTTCGATTCAGCACCTGAATTTTTATCCATGTTAAACGATGCACTTCCTCATGACGGCAATGGAGATGTCCTAGAAGGATCAGAAGGGATGTTTGTAGGCACAGACGGCAAAATAGTCGCATCCACTAACCCGAACCATAAGCCCGGTGACAGAATTGATATTCCAACAGAATTTAAACAGCTATCATGCGGCGAGTTCACCTCTGAGCTAGTTGAAGAAGAAGATAAGCTGTTCGCCATAGGATGTGCACATTCCGCAGGATACAGAGAATACAAACGTGGCGACGGCTACACGAACAATATACTCAGCATAGTAAAAGTGCGAATCTAA
- a CDS encoding SpoIIAA family protein codes for MIELVEIDSSKAVGFKISGKIEEKDMKLVIDAVNEKFKYEEKVAIYVELVQFGGISLKALVEDIKFAFPNLKRFTKKAVVSDKSWHETLTEISDKLFPFIELKHFGVAEKEKAKLWVME; via the coding sequence ATGATTGAACTAGTAGAAATAGACTCATCAAAAGCGGTCGGATTTAAAATTTCTGGCAAGATTGAAGAAAAAGACATGAAGCTTGTTATCGATGCAGTGAATGAAAAATTCAAATACGAAGAAAAAGTAGCCATTTACGTTGAACTGGTACAATTTGGCGGAATATCTCTCAAAGCATTAGTCGAAGATATTAAGTTCGCATTTCCAAACCTGAAAAGGTTCACCAAAAAGGCCGTTGTGTCCGATAAAAGCTGGCATGAAACGCTTACTGAAATTAGTGATAAATTATTTCCGTTCATTGAACTTAAGCATTTCGGTGTTGCTGAAAAAGAGAAAGCGAAGCTCTGGGTTATGGAATAA
- a CDS encoding bifunctional transcriptional activator/DNA repair enzyme AdaA — translation MLYSNKQQHEDYNKIEKAIHFIQDNFKSQPSLEEIADNVHLSKYHFNRMFKRWAGISPVQFLQFITLDHTKKELSKSKSVLEASLDSGLSGPSRLHDLFVNFDAMTPGDFKKQGAGLNIEYGFCSSPFGECLMAITKRGICYFGFVEENHQDMLDQLFKAWPDAVFIENSLAIVPAVAQIFDADKVQETRPFNLLIKGTNFQVNVWKALLKIPSGSLASYQDIAEYMGKPKAFRAVANAIAKNPVAYLIPCHRVIAKSGQIHQYRWGAARKKALVGWEAADEYNLRSERLSDS, via the coding sequence ATGTTATATAGCAATAAGCAACAACATGAGGATTATAATAAAATAGAAAAAGCTATCCATTTTATTCAAGATAATTTTAAGTCTCAACCAAGTTTAGAAGAAATTGCAGATAATGTTCATTTAAGCAAATATCATTTTAACCGCATGTTTAAGCGGTGGGCAGGGATTAGCCCTGTTCAATTTTTACAGTTTATCACTTTGGATCATACAAAAAAAGAATTATCCAAATCCAAGAGTGTTCTAGAGGCTTCTCTTGATTCAGGTCTTTCCGGTCCGAGTCGATTGCATGATTTATTTGTGAACTTCGATGCAATGACTCCGGGAGATTTTAAAAAGCAAGGGGCTGGATTAAATATCGAATACGGTTTTTGCTCATCTCCTTTTGGTGAATGCTTGATGGCAATAACTAAGAGAGGCATTTGCTATTTCGGTTTTGTGGAAGAAAACCATCAAGATATGCTAGACCAACTTTTTAAAGCATGGCCTGACGCTGTATTCATTGAAAATAGTTTAGCTATTGTTCCCGCTGTAGCACAAATATTCGATGCAGATAAAGTACAAGAAACTCGTCCTTTTAATCTCTTAATCAAAGGGACCAATTTTCAAGTTAATGTGTGGAAAGCTTTATTAAAAATTCCTAGCGGAAGTCTGGCAAGCTATCAGGATATAGCAGAATATATGGGAAAACCAAAAGCATTCAGAGCTGTTGCAAATGCAATTGCTAAAAACCCTGTAGCATATTTAATTCCATGCCATCGAGTCATAGCTAAATCAGGTCAAATACATCAGTACCGATGGGGAGCTGCAAGAAAGAAGGCGCTTGTCGGGTGGGAAGCGGCGGATGAATACAATTTAAGATCAGAGAGACTGTCAGATAGTTAG
- a CDS encoding heterodisulfide reductase-related iron-sulfur binding cluster, which produces MPNKTYFNPGCALSLYKPEMENTILAFLNQNYKETSLHKTCCRHDPQLEKGSMIINICAGCDKRFSSLYEGVSTISLWEVIDSLDSFNFPDYLGLKMSVHDACPVRDNSGVHQAVRRLLNNMNVETIETKFNKSSSVCCGDDFYPKLPVEKVHKLMKKRADSMPCDDVCVYCVSCIKSLYIGGKTPRHLADLLLNESTTPQEYDTEKWHAQLQEYIDRH; this is translated from the coding sequence ATGCCAAATAAAACATATTTTAATCCCGGATGTGCACTTAGTCTTTATAAACCTGAAATGGAAAATACTATTTTAGCTTTTCTGAACCAAAATTATAAAGAAACCTCTTTACATAAAACATGCTGCCGTCACGACCCTCAACTTGAAAAAGGATCTATGATTATCAATATCTGCGCGGGCTGTGACAAAAGGTTCAGTAGTTTATATGAAGGGGTTTCGACAATATCATTGTGGGAAGTTATAGACAGCCTAGATTCATTCAATTTCCCTGATTACCTTGGACTAAAAATGTCGGTCCACGATGCATGCCCGGTTCGCGATAATTCAGGGGTACATCAAGCTGTTCGCAGACTGCTTAACAATATGAACGTTGAAACGATTGAAACTAAATTCAATAAATCAAGCTCAGTCTGCTGTGGTGATGATTTCTATCCGAAACTTCCTGTGGAAAAAGTCCATAAACTAATGAAGAAGCGCGCTGACTCCATGCCATGTGATGATGTTTGTGTATACTGCGTCTCGTGCATTAAGTCCCTATATATAGGAGGGAAGACTCCAAGACATTTAGCTGATCTTCTACTGAACGAATCAACTACCCCACAAGAATATGACACTGAGAAATGGCATGCCCAATTACAGGAATATATTGATCGTCACTAG
- a CDS encoding ATP-binding protein, which yields MKLNTRLLIFIVAFSTLFFSISGIVYQKSYNALNERILIDVNLVAERINRKLQSDISFIEEDMKLFAVSTDLSSCNYLESGLQYSIHSMLKRRFVSFFEAEYGYKLYENVIMYDISGKKIASAISQNFAKPSSWNKILKGENHVDLINLNSGISAVSIAIALKDCHGTVWGVMQGITTISALVHNGNISLPNLNAYQVDLLTKDGRILYSTALHIPNEKVKNQKFFRQLKSNEVIVVKGANGENKLILSKVSQQNDKSFSWILVLHLDYDKLFSKILALRWWISLSAFMLVLLSISFFILISKAIGTPLKIISQTAKKLGEGNLSERIKGNFPSEFNSLLVIFNSMAENLEKNRDQLESRVRERTGHLLQSNAKLVKEIEERKHIQAELLQSESRLNLAAQSSGLALWEYKRDENKITVSDHWFVIRGLTREEWDGSLEQASEGLHPEDKTSIMQAVEQLLNGEKDTLDIEYRFKRNSGEWGWEQVSAKVTERSSSGGLYQVVGSLKDITVKKSIEHQMAMTRKLESVGQLASGIAHEINTPLQYIGGNLKFMDGAFSELLEFNQVLHQDLSFDKKLSFNKQHLKDSDELLTEMSDATKESISGVEHISKIVQAMKQFSHPGSSERKKIDLNNLIKNIVTISRNEWKYVSTIKFNLENDLPFLTCDPSEMNQIVLNLIVNAADAIKDKSGKNPEKGEIVISTSFENDHSILLTIEDNGSGIPSNIVSRVFDPFFTTKEVGKGTGQGLAIVYSIIEKYNGSISVESAHDVGALFTIKMPIN from the coding sequence ATGAAACTTAACACACGACTCCTCATATTTATTGTAGCATTTTCTACTCTGTTTTTTAGTATTTCAGGCATTGTGTACCAAAAAAGCTACAATGCATTAAATGAAAGAATCTTAATTGATGTGAATCTAGTTGCTGAAAGAATCAATAGAAAGCTGCAAAGCGATATTAGTTTTATTGAAGAAGATATGAAACTGTTTGCCGTTTCTACAGATCTTAGCAGCTGTAATTATTTAGAGAGTGGCTTACAATATTCGATCCATTCAATGTTAAAGCGGCGGTTCGTATCCTTCTTTGAAGCCGAATATGGATATAAGCTTTATGAGAATGTCATAATGTATGACATTTCAGGAAAAAAAATTGCATCAGCGATTTCTCAGAATTTTGCTAAACCATCTTCATGGAATAAAATTTTAAAAGGTGAGAACCATGTGGATCTTATCAACCTCAACAGTGGGATATCCGCTGTAAGCATTGCTATTGCGCTTAAAGACTGCCACGGGACTGTTTGGGGGGTAATGCAAGGAATAACTACAATATCGGCTTTAGTGCATAACGGAAATATTTCTTTACCTAATCTCAATGCGTATCAAGTTGATCTATTAACTAAAGACGGTAGAATTCTTTACTCAACGGCCCTCCATATTCCTAATGAAAAAGTTAAAAATCAAAAATTTTTCCGGCAACTAAAATCTAACGAAGTAATAGTTGTCAAAGGCGCCAATGGCGAGAATAAGCTCATTCTCAGCAAAGTGAGCCAACAAAATGATAAAAGTTTTTCATGGATTCTGGTGCTTCATCTTGATTACGATAAGCTCTTTTCCAAAATTCTAGCGCTGCGCTGGTGGATTAGCTTAAGTGCGTTCATGCTTGTTCTTTTGAGTATCAGCTTTTTCATTCTAATATCAAAAGCAATCGGAACACCTTTAAAGATCATTTCACAAACTGCTAAAAAGTTAGGTGAAGGAAATCTTTCAGAACGTATTAAAGGTAATTTTCCCAGTGAATTTAATTCATTGTTAGTCATTTTTAATTCTATGGCAGAAAATCTTGAAAAAAATAGGGATCAGTTAGAATCTAGAGTTCGCGAACGCACCGGCCATCTTCTTCAATCAAATGCAAAGCTCGTAAAAGAAATTGAGGAGCGCAAGCATATTCAAGCAGAACTTCTCCAAAGTGAATCTCGATTAAATCTTGCTGCACAAAGTTCCGGTTTGGCCCTTTGGGAATATAAAAGGGATGAGAACAAAATAACTGTCAGCGATCACTGGTTCGTTATTAGAGGTCTTACTCGTGAGGAATGGGATGGATCTTTAGAGCAAGCAAGTGAAGGCCTTCACCCGGAAGATAAAACAAGTATTATGCAGGCTGTTGAACAGCTCCTTAATGGCGAAAAAGACACTCTTGATATCGAGTATAGATTCAAGCGCAACAGTGGAGAATGGGGTTGGGAGCAAGTAAGCGCAAAGGTTACCGAGCGCAGCAGTAGTGGTGGGCTATATCAGGTGGTGGGCTCGCTTAAAGATATTACTGTTAAAAAAAGTATAGAACATCAAATGGCTATGACCCGTAAGCTTGAATCAGTTGGTCAACTTGCATCTGGTATTGCTCATGAGATAAATACGCCACTTCAATATATCGGGGGCAATCTCAAGTTCATGGATGGAGCCTTCTCTGAATTGCTGGAATTTAATCAGGTGTTGCACCAGGATTTGAGTTTCGACAAAAAACTTTCTTTTAATAAGCAACATCTTAAAGATTCTGATGAGCTTTTGACTGAAATGAGTGATGCAACCAAAGAATCCATTAGTGGCGTTGAACATATTTCCAAAATAGTCCAAGCTATGAAACAATTTTCTCATCCCGGTAGCTCTGAGCGTAAGAAAATTGATTTGAACAACTTAATCAAGAACATTGTCACCATTTCAAGAAACGAATGGAAATACGTATCTACAATTAAGTTCAACCTCGAAAATGACTTACCATTTCTGACATGTGATCCTAGTGAAATGAACCAGATTGTACTTAACCTTATCGTAAATGCCGCGGACGCTATAAAGGATAAAAGTGGTAAAAATCCAGAAAAAGGGGAGATTGTTATTTCAACCAGCTTCGAGAATGATCACTCTATTCTATTAACCATAGAGGATAATGGAAGCGGTATCCCTTCTAATATTGTTAGTCGTGTCTTTGATCCTTTTTTTACCACAAAAGAAGTTGGGAAGGGAACAGGGCAAGGACTTGCAATAGTATATTCCATTATTGAAAAATATAACGGAAGTATATCTGTTGAATCTGCTCATGACGTAGGGGCATTATTCACTATAAAAATGCCCATAAATTAG
- a CDS encoding ABC transporter substrate-binding protein, with protein MKIYTLFLFCCISCLFLPSCSQQKEDYNIGAILVLSSKDSAEFSNEHQVLTGMKVAIDKINNTGGIRGRKVNLIVRDCKRESEIARKQAVELLEYKPIAIVSIYSHIAQALTDIAAKNNITHIAALASAENIVNDAPHSFRYGPWASIEVKAALPIIYKLNAKKIGLINIDNLYGNSVSNQLAELVHLQGITTKKVSYQKINEDLKNKLRQLDDVDLIYFSCFPADMSALLKTIREVLPGLPIIAPNIAASPIFASKPELDGVYLAAPLIYNSSFPFIVDINKLFTEKTGQKITHYLAIGYDLINLLTQLILRSEESPPALTKELLAGFVYPGLFGDVINKAGSHEFSFPLYPARIQNGTIVYQER; from the coding sequence ATGAAAATCTATACGTTGTTTCTATTCTGCTGCATATCTTGCTTGTTCCTTCCCAGTTGTTCGCAACAAAAGGAGGACTATAACATTGGAGCGATATTGGTTCTTAGCTCTAAAGACAGCGCAGAGTTTAGCAATGAACATCAGGTTCTTACCGGTATGAAAGTTGCCATCGATAAAATTAATAATACAGGAGGTATACGCGGGAGAAAGGTGAACTTGATAGTCCGAGATTGCAAGAGAGAAAGTGAGATTGCTCGAAAGCAGGCTGTAGAACTCCTGGAATATAAGCCCATCGCCATTGTATCAATCTACAGCCACATAGCCCAAGCTCTTACCGATATTGCTGCAAAAAACAACATAACGCACATTGCCGCGTTGGCGAGTGCTGAAAACATCGTAAACGATGCTCCACACAGCTTTAGGTATGGACCATGGGCCTCAATCGAAGTGAAAGCTGCATTGCCAATAATATATAAGTTAAACGCAAAAAAAATTGGATTGATTAACATTGACAACCTTTACGGTAATTCTGTCTCAAACCAACTGGCTGAGTTAGTTCATTTACAAGGAATAACTACCAAAAAAGTATCCTACCAGAAAATAAACGAAGACCTGAAAAACAAACTTCGCCAGCTTGATGATGTTGATCTGATATATTTTTCATGCTTTCCTGCTGATATGTCCGCGTTGCTAAAAACAATTCGTGAGGTACTTCCTGGTCTTCCGATAATCGCTCCGAACATCGCTGCCAGTCCTATATTTGCAAGCAAGCCGGAATTGGATGGAGTGTATCTTGCCGCGCCGCTTATTTACAATTCATCATTTCCATTTATTGTAGATATAAACAAATTATTCACCGAAAAGACCGGACAGAAAATTACCCATTATTTAGCCATCGGGTATGACCTTATAAATCTACTGACCCAACTCATTCTTAGATCAGAAGAATCACCGCCTGCGCTTACAAAGGAATTGCTTGCAGGCTTTGTTTACCCCGGGTTGTTTGGTGATGTCATAAATAAAGCTGGTTCTCATGAATTCTCATTTCCCCTATACCCCGCACGCATCCAAAATGGTACTATTGTCTATCAAGAGCGCTAG
- a CDS encoding methyl-accepting chemotaxis protein yields the protein MIKRLFVSIFIVVALLVSAALFKQHTVFFLSAQIAAAVIVIGLGFCIVQKVITPLNTLTAEVKKISDGDFNARLNTDFICELSDLSQEIAGLVDMLNEKLGRDESMLSNIMTPMVVVGVDGNINWLNESIVKLLEIDGDPAKFIGEDFSIFFYGTKQDTISEGCLKERKKKFAKGQVLSRKGNMKYISIASSPIFDTRGNLIGGFTTIMDFTNIKLKEDFITEQNEKIAQGVSDARKISEQLAEASEEIRTEVKSSSTGIHDQQTRTEQVATAMEQMNVTIMEVSRNASNTAQVARQTQNTARSGFSLVGNIIKVMQEVNGKAKHLKDEMVTLESHSTGISSIMQVISDIADQTNLLALNAAIEAARAGEAGRGFAVVADEIRKLAEKTMVATKDVGDYITAIQTSSSQSTQATDQTLGSIEEASSICDEAGEALEQIVGFSQDTADQVEGIATASEEQSAASEEINAAIEAVNEIAVTTSGSMTNAADSVADLASLATELDTYMVAMQNQE from the coding sequence ATGATCAAACGTCTGTTCGTAAGTATCTTTATCGTAGTCGCTCTTCTGGTATCTGCCGCGCTTTTTAAACAGCATACTGTATTCTTTTTGTCTGCTCAGATTGCTGCCGCTGTTATTGTTATTGGGCTGGGTTTTTGTATCGTGCAAAAGGTCATAACCCCCCTCAATACCCTTACTGCAGAAGTTAAAAAGATTTCCGATGGAGATTTTAATGCCCGTTTGAATACTGATTTTATTTGTGAATTATCTGATCTTTCTCAGGAAATAGCTGGTCTAGTAGATATGTTGAATGAAAAGCTTGGAAGAGATGAATCGATGCTTTCCAATATTATGACTCCCATGGTTGTTGTGGGAGTTGATGGAAATATAAACTGGCTGAATGAGAGCATTGTTAAACTTCTTGAAATTGATGGTGATCCGGCAAAATTTATCGGAGAAGATTTTTCAATATTTTTTTACGGAACCAAGCAAGATACTATCTCAGAAGGCTGTCTAAAAGAACGGAAAAAGAAATTTGCTAAAGGGCAGGTGTTGAGTCGTAAAGGGAATATGAAATATATCTCTATTGCTTCTTCTCCCATATTTGATACCCGTGGCAATCTTATTGGTGGGTTCACTACGATTATGGACTTTACCAACATAAAGCTGAAAGAAGATTTTATTACTGAACAAAATGAGAAAATTGCTCAGGGCGTTTCTGATGCAAGAAAGATTTCAGAGCAGTTGGCCGAAGCATCGGAAGAGATTCGTACAGAAGTTAAAAGTTCCAGCACCGGTATTCATGACCAGCAGACTAGAACTGAACAAGTTGCCACAGCCATGGAACAGATGAATGTCACTATTATGGAAGTTTCAAGAAATGCCAGTAACACCGCACAAGTTGCCAGGCAGACGCAGAATACAGCTCGTTCCGGGTTCAGCCTTGTAGGCAACATCATAAAAGTTATGCAAGAAGTGAATGGGAAAGCTAAGCATCTCAAGGACGAAATGGTAACGTTGGAATCTCACAGTACGGGGATATCATCCATCATGCAGGTTATTTCAGATATTGCAGATCAGACAAATCTTCTGGCCTTGAATGCAGCTATCGAAGCAGCTAGAGCCGGTGAAGCTGGACGAGGATTTGCCGTTGTTGCTGATGAAATTAGAAAGCTTGCTGAGAAAACTATGGTGGCTACAAAGGATGTAGGGGATTATATCACCGCTATTCAGACTAGTTCCAGCCAAAGTACTCAGGCCACTGACCAAACCTTGGGCAGTATAGAAGAGGCGTCCAGTATTTGTGATGAAGCTGGAGAGGCTTTGGAGCAGATTGTTGGATTTTCCCAAGATACTGCGGATCAGGTTGAGGGGATTGCCACTGCCTCTGAAGAGCAGTCCGCTGCCAGTGAAGAGATTAACGCTGCGATTGAAGCTGTAAATGAAATTGCAGTCACGACCTCTGGTTCCATGACAAACGCTGCCGACTCTGTTGCGGATTTGGCGAGTCTAGCTACCGAATTGGATACATACATGGTTGCCATGCAGAATCAGGAATAA
- a CDS encoding helix-turn-helix domain-containing protein gives MSKGKIQYLRPKAVEGLEIQEVINSNHSFPNHTHGFHSVGVMEAGGCYCRQPGAGSSFIRGGEIALFNPGLVHSGVLTSPDTRLTYRVFSFDNPLLAKAARDLAEKDRLPEFKSVVIQDNLATHSLTQLNNVAVAQTSRLELDTALSQAAAALLTRHCELSSKVPKTKEPEAVRRARNYLNENLSGKVTLDELSEIAGLSRYHLLRVFRETVGLPPHNYHIQQRIDHAKRLLRSGTPFAQVALDSGFSDQSHFTNVFRKYTGATPTQYTQA, from the coding sequence ATGAGCAAGGGCAAAATACAATACCTAAGACCAAAAGCAGTCGAGGGATTGGAGATTCAGGAAGTTATTAATTCCAATCACTCCTTCCCAAATCACACGCACGGCTTCCACTCTGTAGGAGTAATGGAAGCCGGAGGTTGCTACTGCCGTCAGCCCGGAGCCGGAAGTTCTTTTATTCGTGGTGGAGAAATAGCCCTTTTTAACCCCGGCTTAGTTCACTCAGGGGTCCTTACAAGCCCAGACACCCGTTTGACGTATAGGGTTTTCAGCTTCGACAACCCACTTCTCGCAAAAGCCGCCAGAGATCTTGCGGAAAAAGACCGGCTGCCAGAATTTAAATCAGTTGTAATTCAGGACAACCTCGCCACCCATTCGCTGACTCAACTAAATAATGTAGCAGTAGCACAAACCAGCAGACTAGAATTGGATACGGCTTTATCACAGGCAGCAGCAGCTCTGCTTACAAGGCATTGCGAGCTAAGTTCAAAAGTACCAAAGACCAAAGAACCTGAAGCTGTGCGCCGCGCTCGCAACTACTTGAACGAAAATCTTTCGGGAAAAGTTACACTTGATGAGTTGTCAGAAATTGCCGGACTATCCCGATACCATCTGCTCAGAGTTTTTCGTGAAACGGTAGGACTTCCGCCACATAACTACCACATCCAGCAAAGAATCGACCATGCGAAAAGGTTACTCCGCTCAGGAACCCCGTTTGCACAGGTCGCCCTTGATAGTGGATTTTCCGACCAAAGCCACTTCACCAATGTATTCCGAAAGTATACAGGGGCAACACCAACCCAGTATACACAAGCCTAA
- a CDS encoding DMT family transporter, with amino-acid sequence MKNTSTQNKSLGSQNIIPVIAILGAVFLWGSAFAAMKHLVNTLNPWAVMWLRTSIATLALAPFTSRFAGTVKKGKDRKALALLAFLMPCLYFLCESHALTYTSATQAGLISASLPLMVAVGAGIFFKEKTTRAGWFGLALSIVGVGALTLTGNPSENASNPALGNIMELGAMVSAAGYMLLVKRLSANYGPWTLTAVQNAAGAIFFLPGLYLLIRDGIGPDPLTILIVAGYLGAFVTLGAFGLYNVGMSKLPAGKASAFINLVPAIAAFFGWIILGETLTIPQMFASLVIFAGVWLAQRGDKIDWSKGPFHSLFKTSTKQKSAH; translated from the coding sequence ATGAAGAACACAAGCACCCAAAACAAATCCTTAGGATCTCAAAATATAATACCCGTCATCGCAATACTTGGCGCGGTATTTCTCTGGGGCAGCGCATTTGCTGCCATGAAACATCTCGTAAACACATTAAATCCCTGGGCGGTTATGTGGCTCAGAACCAGCATAGCCACCCTTGCTCTAGCACCCTTCACGTCCAGATTCGCTGGAACTGTAAAGAAGGGCAAAGACCGCAAAGCTCTGGCTCTTTTGGCCTTCCTTATGCCCTGCTTATATTTTTTATGTGAATCCCATGCCTTGACTTACACCTCGGCAACTCAGGCCGGGCTAATTTCAGCATCTCTTCCACTAATGGTTGCTGTCGGAGCTGGAATATTCTTTAAAGAAAAAACAACTCGCGCAGGATGGTTTGGACTGGCACTTTCTATAGTGGGAGTTGGGGCATTGACGCTTACGGGAAACCCATCGGAGAATGCCAGCAACCCAGCTCTCGGGAATATTATGGAACTTGGGGCAATGGTCAGCGCGGCTGGATATATGCTTTTAGTTAAAAGGCTATCTGCCAACTACGGCCCGTGGACACTGACAGCAGTTCAAAACGCAGCTGGAGCCATATTCTTTCTACCCGGTCTATATTTACTAATCCGTGATGGAATAGGGCCGGACCCTCTCACCATTTTAATTGTAGCCGGCTACCTTGGCGCATTTGTGACCCTTGGTGCATTCGGGCTGTACAATGTTGGAATGAGCAAGCTTCCAGCGGGAAAGGCTTCTGCTTTTATAAATCTTGTACCGGCTATCGCGGCATTCTTTGGTTGGATCATATTGGGAGAAACATTGACTATACCACAAATGTTCGCTTCTTTAGTGATATTTGCAGGAGTATGGCTCGCGCAACGCGGCGACAAGATAGACTGGAGCAAGGGGCCATTTCACTCTCTTTTTAAAACCTCAACAAAACAAAAATCTGCACACTAA